Proteins co-encoded in one Bradyrhizobium sp. 170 genomic window:
- a CDS encoding CBS domain-containing protein — protein sequence MHRFLEATAGQYMTRKVKTVARDTTMRELHKMFEVDDFNCYPVREGDDIVGVVSNFDFLKCFAFNPGRMVPAYDDLLSRMVVDVMTPEFIHVDPATKLTRVLQQMVDHRMKSLPVLDAEQRLVGIIAREDIMRALTESARG from the coding sequence GTGCATCGATTTCTCGAAGCGACCGCCGGGCAATACATGACGCGCAAGGTGAAGACGGTTGCGCGCGACACCACCATGCGCGAGCTGCACAAGATGTTCGAGGTCGACGATTTCAACTGTTATCCGGTGCGCGAAGGCGATGACATCGTCGGCGTCGTGAGCAACTTCGATTTCCTGAAATGCTTTGCATTCAACCCCGGCCGCATGGTTCCGGCCTATGACGATTTGTTGTCGCGTATGGTGGTGGATGTGATGACGCCGGAGTTCATCCATGTCGATCCGGCAACAAAACTGACCCGCGTCCTGCAACAGATGGTGGACCACCGGATGAAGAGCCTCCCCGTGCTGGACGCCGAACAGCGGCTGGTCGGGATCATCGCGCGCGAGGACATCATGCGCGCGCTGACCGAGAGCGCGCGCGGATAA
- a CDS encoding thioredoxin domain-containing protein, whose amino-acid sequence MNVRHRIAFAVLLAFASPAFSGGAIAQSVIAAAVAKPVSLPDIAIGSANAPITITEYSSMSCPHCAAFGQNVFPMLRSKYIDTGKVRFVFREFPLDIKAAAASILARCIGKGDSEKYLGAVEMLFKLQDRLMAQTRETLIYVGSQHGMSEQEVKTCEEDQAQFDKLNADQQYAHREVKVTSTPTFFLNGVRLQGSMSFEELEERIKPLLKQ is encoded by the coding sequence TTGAACGTTCGTCACCGCATCGCCTTCGCCGTCCTCCTCGCTTTCGCATCGCCGGCTTTCTCAGGTGGCGCCATCGCGCAAAGCGTGATTGCCGCAGCAGTCGCCAAACCGGTATCGCTGCCGGACATTGCAATCGGGTCCGCGAACGCACCGATCACCATCACCGAATATTCCTCGATGAGTTGTCCGCATTGCGCAGCCTTCGGCCAGAATGTGTTCCCGATGTTGCGGTCGAAATATATCGATACCGGCAAGGTACGTTTCGTGTTCCGGGAATTTCCGCTCGACATAAAGGCCGCCGCAGCTTCGATACTGGCGCGCTGCATCGGCAAAGGTGATTCCGAAAAATACCTTGGGGCAGTCGAGATGCTGTTCAAGCTGCAGGACCGCCTGATGGCGCAGACCAGGGAGACGCTGATCTATGTCGGGAGCCAGCACGGCATGAGCGAGCAGGAAGTCAAGACCTGCGAGGAAGACCAGGCGCAGTTCGACAAGCTGAACGCTGATCAGCAATACGCGCATCGGGAAGTGAAGGTCACGTCGACGCCGACTTTCTTTCTCAACGGTGTACGACTGCAGGGCTCGATGTCGTTCGAGGAGCTGGAAGAACGGATCAAGCCGCTGCTCAAGCAATAG
- a CDS encoding CHAD domain-containing protein: MRNGQTRTSGRHKASEAVGLDCATAFQKMTLDSVAAIKAHHSSACAGDAEAVHQIRVAITRLRAAVAFFAPIVVDAEWRRLKEEIAWLNGPLGAARDSDVVVEYARRKRYRAWAQDMIGEQLDQRQMRDHRRLVRCLRSVRTQRLVAAMAAWIRQGPWLQRYKRRKHAEALQSYCAGELDRWHERLVRKGKRLKTLGASRRHRLRIKAKRFRYMLEALSETVTLWGRGEFHHRHRPAKRLQRALGDMRDLERFAGLASGSPQVENGKRGKKHPPGYRHRKEKLLGDAIAAHHDLKSAGVR, from the coding sequence ATGAGAAACGGTCAAACAAGAACGTCCGGCCGACATAAGGCCTCTGAAGCGGTGGGGCTCGATTGCGCGACCGCATTCCAGAAGATGACGCTCGACAGCGTCGCGGCTATCAAGGCCCATCACAGCAGCGCGTGCGCCGGCGATGCCGAGGCCGTGCATCAGATCCGGGTCGCGATCACGCGGTTACGCGCCGCCGTGGCGTTCTTCGCGCCGATCGTGGTCGATGCGGAATGGCGGCGTCTGAAGGAGGAAATCGCCTGGCTGAATGGCCCGCTCGGCGCCGCGCGCGACAGCGATGTCGTCGTGGAATATGCCCGCCGCAAGCGATACCGCGCCTGGGCGCAGGACATGATCGGCGAGCAGCTCGATCAGCGCCAGATGCGGGACCACCGCCGTCTGGTGCGCTGCCTGCGCTCCGTTCGTACGCAACGGCTCGTCGCTGCCATGGCGGCCTGGATCAGGCAAGGGCCGTGGCTGCAGCGCTATAAGCGGCGGAAGCACGCGGAGGCCCTGCAATCCTATTGCGCGGGCGAACTCGACCGCTGGCACGAACGGCTGGTCCGCAAGGGGAAACGCCTGAAGACCTTGGGTGCGTCACGTCGTCACCGGCTGCGGATCAAGGCCAAACGCTTCCGCTACATGCTGGAAGCGCTGTCCGAGACCGTCACGCTGTGGGGGCGGGGCGAATTCCATCACCGGCACCGGCCGGCAAAACGATTGCAGCGCGCATTGGGCGACATGCGCGATCTCGAGCGCTTCGCCGGCCTTGCCAGCGGATCGCCGCAGGTAGAAAATGGCAAGCGAGGCAAGAAGCATCCGCCGGGCTATCGCCATCGAAAGGAAAAGCTGCTCGGCGACGCCATCGCGGCTCATCACGACCTCAAATCCGCCGGAGTCCGCTGA
- a CDS encoding universal stress protein: MFRNILVHIPSERQVRPVIDVAVALTVARRSHLDAVAIGYESMSAAGMIVEGGAAVGAVMGAEQERARERANAAIAMFEIEAKLAKIAYGTRTFATIPAEAGRTISALARLYDMTIVLQPESSKASYDNEIPQQILFNSGGPMLMVPYIHKGPLDANHVGIAWDGSRLAARAWRDAMPFLMGAKAVTVIAANEEAGEASSDQLVAHLGRRGIAARVQRLTADRSAVQGAILSVAAESNMGLLVMGGYGHSRLQERILGGVTRSMFDSMTVPVLMSH, encoded by the coding sequence ATGTTCAGGAACATTCTGGTTCATATTCCCTCCGAGCGTCAGGTCAGGCCGGTGATTGACGTCGCTGTCGCGCTGACCGTTGCGCGCCGGTCGCATCTCGATGCGGTCGCCATCGGCTATGAATCGATGAGTGCCGCCGGGATGATTGTAGAGGGTGGCGCCGCTGTTGGCGCCGTCATGGGGGCTGAACAGGAGCGCGCCCGGGAAAGAGCGAACGCCGCGATCGCCATGTTCGAGATCGAGGCCAAGCTCGCCAAAATCGCCTACGGCACCAGGACCTTCGCGACAATCCCCGCCGAGGCCGGGCGAACCATCAGCGCGCTTGCCCGGCTTTACGACATGACGATCGTGCTGCAGCCGGAATCCTCGAAGGCGAGCTACGACAACGAGATTCCGCAGCAGATCCTGTTCAATTCCGGCGGGCCGATGCTGATGGTTCCCTATATCCACAAGGGGCCGCTCGACGCCAACCATGTCGGCATCGCCTGGGACGGCAGCCGCCTGGCGGCCCGTGCATGGCGCGATGCGATGCCGTTTCTGATGGGCGCGAAGGCCGTCACCGTGATTGCGGCCAATGAGGAGGCGGGTGAAGCTTCTTCGGACCAACTCGTCGCGCATCTCGGGCGGCGCGGCATTGCGGCCCGGGTGCAGCGGCTGACGGCGGATCGCAGCGCCGTTCAGGGCGCCATTCTGTCGGTCGCAGCCGAAAGCAATATGGGTCTGCTGGTGATGGGGGGATACGGCCATTCGCGATTGCAGGAGCGAATTCTGGGCGGTGTCACGCGCAGCATGTTCGACAGCATGACCGTACCGGTGCTGATGTCGCACTGA
- a CDS encoding Spy/CpxP family protein refolding chaperone, whose translation MTSPTSKLRTRWKVCAAMGLAAIMLLTPRLADAQVVQGVEKGAREGNKAAGPVGGVLGGAIGGVVGVVTGVTGVLTGGNNNNKGGQAPAAKDSKQGEASKQGEASKQGEPSKQGDTSKPAKGSKATKTAKAQQQQPAVLTQTGAPQLTAEQIVATSDANIERIKKELNLTPEQEKHWAGFNSAMHYLGHNGADRLNLRVARAKRDPPDDIIEQMRNEAQFLNDRAVDQRNVADAAEPLFTSLNDKQKTVFIQEMVNLSHERGLD comes from the coding sequence ATGACCAGCCCGACGTCCAAACTGCGCACGCGTTGGAAAGTGTGCGCGGCCATGGGGTTGGCCGCCATCATGCTTCTCACGCCACGGCTTGCGGATGCGCAGGTGGTTCAGGGTGTCGAGAAAGGCGCCCGCGAGGGTAACAAGGCAGCGGGCCCGGTAGGCGGCGTGCTTGGCGGCGCCATCGGCGGCGTCGTGGGCGTCGTGACCGGAGTCACCGGTGTGCTGACCGGGGGCAATAACAATAACAAGGGCGGACAGGCGCCGGCGGCCAAGGATTCAAAACAAGGCGAGGCTTCCAAGCAAGGCGAGGCTTCCAAACAAGGCGAGCCTTCCAAGCAGGGTGACACGTCGAAGCCGGCGAAGGGAAGCAAGGCTACGAAGACCGCCAAGGCGCAACAGCAGCAGCCCGCCGTCCTCACCCAGACCGGCGCGCCGCAACTGACGGCCGAACAGATCGTCGCCACCAGCGACGCCAATATCGAGCGGATCAAGAAGGAGCTAAACCTCACGCCCGAACAGGAGAAGCATTGGGCCGGGTTCAACAGTGCGATGCACTATCTCGGTCATAACGGCGCCGATCGTCTCAATCTGCGTGTGGCGCGCGCCAAGCGCGATCCCCCCGATGACATCATCGAGCAGATGCGCAACGAGGCCCAGTTCCTCAATGACCGCGCCGTCGATCAGCGCAATGTGGCCGATGCGGCCGAACCTCTATTTACCAGTCTGAACGACAAGCAAAAAACGGTCTTCATTCAGGAAATGGTCAATCTGAGCCACGAGCGCGGGCTCGATTAG
- a CDS encoding bifunctional aminoglycoside phosphotransferase/ATP-binding protein, with protein MTVRPAADTAVTDADLQQQVLDFLDGSSFGPARGGKRIDTHASMVFLGADRALKIKRAVRLPFLDYSTLEKRKRACEEELKVNAGNAPELYRRVVAITRNSDGAFEIDGTGTPVEWAVEMARFDEKQSLDRVAASKTIDPSLAAAVADAILRSHDKAPRKDDESWLASLLPIIERNTAKFHAVRGLDAVAVDQLDAVSRDSATTLQPLLRQRAKQGFVRRCHGDLHLANIALVDGRPLLFDAIEFDAVIATTDVLYDLAFTLMDLIHFNQGAAANTVFNRYLAGAGDEGLDGLRLLPLFLSMRAAIRAHVLFMKSEHAGESDAVWQEAKHYFDLAGRLIAPKPPLLVAIGGLSGTGKSVLARGLADLIEPPPGAVIVRSDVVRKHLFGAGETTALPESAYRPDVTERVYGTLSSAARRVLAQGCSVVIDAAYLQEAERTEIARLAATCGVRFVGLFLTADLATRLARIEQRKGDASDATRNVALQQETFAIGAVNWHMIDASGTPGQSLRCARVSLLAVPGER; from the coding sequence ATGACCGTGCGACCGGCCGCCGACACAGCTGTAACTGATGCCGACCTGCAGCAGCAGGTGCTCGATTTCCTCGACGGTTCCAGCTTCGGCCCGGCCAGGGGCGGCAAGCGGATCGACACCCATGCCTCCATGGTTTTTCTCGGCGCCGATCGGGCATTGAAGATCAAGCGTGCCGTGCGCCTGCCGTTCCTCGACTATTCGACACTGGAGAAGCGCAAGCGTGCCTGCGAGGAAGAACTAAAGGTCAACGCCGGCAACGCTCCGGAGCTCTACCGGCGCGTTGTCGCCATCACGCGCAATTCCGATGGCGCCTTCGAAATCGACGGCACGGGTACGCCCGTCGAATGGGCGGTCGAAATGGCGCGGTTCGACGAGAAGCAGTCGCTCGATCGCGTTGCGGCATCGAAGACGATCGATCCATCGCTTGCGGCAGCCGTGGCCGACGCGATCCTGCGATCCCACGACAAGGCGCCGCGCAAGGACGATGAAAGCTGGCTTGCCTCCCTTCTACCCATCATCGAACGCAATACGGCGAAGTTTCACGCCGTGCGTGGACTTGATGCCGTTGCCGTCGATCAACTCGATGCCGTTAGCCGCGATTCTGCAACGACGTTGCAACCGCTGCTCAGGCAGCGTGCCAAGCAAGGGTTTGTGCGCCGCTGCCACGGCGATCTGCATCTCGCCAATATTGCGTTGGTGGACGGTCGACCGCTGCTGTTCGACGCGATCGAATTTGATGCCGTCATCGCTACGACGGACGTGCTCTACGATCTCGCGTTCACACTGATGGATCTGATCCACTTCAATCAAGGTGCGGCGGCGAACACGGTGTTCAATCGCTATCTTGCGGGAGCAGGGGACGAAGGTCTCGATGGCCTGCGTCTGCTGCCGCTGTTTCTGTCGATGCGAGCGGCGATCCGCGCGCATGTGCTGTTCATGAAGAGCGAACATGCCGGAGAGAGCGACGCGGTCTGGCAGGAGGCCAAGCACTACTTCGATCTGGCGGGACGCCTCATCGCGCCCAAGCCGCCGCTGCTGGTGGCGATCGGCGGGTTGTCGGGGACCGGAAAATCGGTGCTCGCACGCGGGCTCGCGGATCTGATCGAGCCTCCGCCCGGCGCCGTCATTGTCCGCTCGGACGTCGTTCGCAAGCACCTCTTCGGTGCCGGTGAAACCACGGCTCTGCCGGAATCCGCCTATCGGCCCGATGTCACGGAGCGTGTCTACGGCACGCTTTCGAGTGCCGCGCGGCGCGTCCTCGCCCAAGGCTGTTCAGTCGTGATCGATGCCGCTTACCTCCAGGAAGCGGAACGGACGGAAATCGCACGTCTCGCAGCCACTTGCGGCGTACGCTTCGTCGGCCTGTTCCTCACGGCAGATCTCGCGACGCGGCTGGCGCGCATCGAGCAGCGCAAGGGCGATGCGTCTGATGCAACCCGGAATGTCGCCCTGCAGCAGGAGACTTTCGCGATCGGCGCGGTAAACTGGCATATGATCGATGCCTCAGGGACGCCGGGCCAGTCGTTGCGCTGCGCCCGTGTTTCTTTGCTTGCGGTGCCGGGCGAGCGCTGA
- a CDS encoding PilZ domain-containing protein yields the protein MEEKRKYPRTEIDEPGYVSSGGSVMPCVVRNISREGAAIDVDNPAFVPQHFRLVMARDSSIVHECRVTWIQKNRIGLTFIKIADAVAEPPPS from the coding sequence ATGGAAGAGAAGCGAAAATATCCGCGAACGGAGATTGACGAGCCTGGCTATGTTTCGTCGGGCGGTTCCGTCATGCCCTGCGTGGTGCGGAATATCTCGCGCGAGGGAGCGGCGATCGATGTCGACAATCCGGCTTTCGTCCCGCAGCACTTTCGCCTGGTGATGGCAAGGGATTCCTCGATCGTGCACGAATGCCGGGTCACCTGGATCCAGAAGAACCGTATCGGCCTGACCTTCATCAAGATCGCGGATGCGGTCGCGGAACCGCCGCCATCGTAG
- a CDS encoding aminotransferase class III-fold pyridoxal phosphate-dependent enzyme, giving the protein MTQHATLLSETQTADAMLRARARLVVPGGMWGHLNAARLPEGYPQFFASAEGCRVRDVDGREYIDFMCSWGPIVLGHRHPEVQAAAEAQAAKGDCFNGPGEVMVELAEDLVAMLPHADWAMFQKNGGDATTSCVTIARAGTGRRKVLVARGSYHGALPWCSPSVAGVTAEDRAHLLHFEYNDVQSLQAAVDEAGRDLAAILVTAFRHDMGRDLELPTKEFAAAARAACDAADAALIIDEVRAGLRLDIRGSWEALGVRPDLSAWSKAIANGHALAAVTGNERFREAATRVFVTGSFWCGTVAMAAARATLRIARETDVAGHIRAMGQRLREGLASLAKEYGIAIRQSGPPQMPLMLFEDDADVRKGRAFCSAALRHGAFFHPQHNMFLSLAHRPADIDEALQAALHGFKAVRDLEARSSR; this is encoded by the coding sequence ATGACCCAGCACGCGACGCTGTTGAGCGAAACGCAGACGGCGGATGCCATGTTGCGAGCAAGGGCGCGGCTGGTAGTTCCAGGCGGCATGTGGGGCCATCTCAACGCTGCGCGGCTCCCGGAAGGCTATCCGCAATTCTTCGCCTCCGCGGAGGGCTGCCGCGTCCGCGACGTCGATGGGCGCGAGTACATCGATTTCATGTGCAGCTGGGGTCCGATTGTGCTCGGCCATCGGCATCCCGAGGTTCAGGCGGCGGCTGAGGCGCAGGCTGCCAAAGGAGATTGCTTCAACGGCCCGGGGGAGGTCATGGTGGAACTCGCCGAAGATCTCGTTGCCATGCTGCCGCATGCCGATTGGGCGATGTTTCAGAAGAACGGCGGTGACGCGACCACGAGCTGCGTGACGATCGCTCGCGCCGGCACCGGACGCCGCAAGGTGCTGGTCGCACGTGGCAGCTATCACGGCGCGCTGCCATGGTGTTCGCCAAGTGTTGCCGGGGTAACGGCCGAGGACCGCGCGCATCTTTTGCACTTCGAGTACAACGATGTGCAGAGCCTGCAGGCGGCCGTCGACGAGGCCGGCAGGGATCTCGCTGCGATACTGGTGACGGCTTTCCGCCACGACATGGGACGCGATCTCGAACTGCCAACGAAGGAATTCGCGGCAGCCGCGCGTGCGGCATGCGACGCGGCCGACGCCGCTTTGATTATCGATGAAGTGCGGGCCGGCCTGCGCCTCGATATCAGGGGGAGTTGGGAAGCGCTCGGCGTGCGTCCGGACCTGTCCGCCTGGAGCAAGGCGATCGCCAACGGCCATGCGCTGGCTGCCGTTACCGGCAACGAACGCTTCCGCGAAGCCGCCACCAGGGTCTTCGTCACCGGGTCGTTCTGGTGCGGCACAGTGGCGATGGCGGCGGCGCGGGCGACGTTGCGGATCGCGCGCGAAACTGACGTGGCCGGGCATATCCGCGCGATGGGCCAGCGGTTGCGCGAGGGACTGGCGTCGCTGGCGAAAGAATATGGCATCGCGATCCGCCAGAGCGGCCCGCCGCAGATGCCACTGATGCTGTTCGAGGATGATGCGGATGTACGCAAGGGCAGGGCGTTCTGCTCGGCCGCGCTACGCCACGGCGCCTTCTTTCATCCCCAGCACAATATGTTCCTGTCCTTGGCGCATCGCCCAGCCGATATCGACGAGGCGCTGCAGGCGGCCTTGCACGGCTTCAAGGCCGTCCGCGACCTGGAAGCGAGATCCAGTCGATAA
- a CDS encoding acyl-CoA dehydrogenase family protein, with product MVLNTPIANSADLAGDQAVIARAEAIRLDVATASDDIETARRLPPALLDKLHDAQLFRLLLPRSTDGIETDPVTFFHVIETIAKADASTAWCLSQAGGCAMSAAYLDLPVAQAIFGDPRAVLAWGPGPRVRAVECEGGYRVTGVWSFASGGRHATWLGAHCPIHAADGSPKYDANGVPLERTMLVRSEDVEWTDIWNTVGLRGTASDQFALNDFFVRADHSITREFDRECRERGPLYRMSNHTCYQVGFAGVACGIARTALDNFVETMRNKVPRGAKLSLRDNAVVQCNLAQAEVNLRAARGYVLQSMADTWKDLAAGATISVAQRMNIRMASTNAIHKAREAVDFAYNAAGATAIFENHPLERRFRDIHTVTQQLQGQLRHFETVGAWMMGVETDLSFV from the coding sequence ATGGTTTTGAATACACCGATCGCAAACTCTGCCGATCTTGCCGGCGACCAGGCGGTGATCGCCCGGGCCGAGGCCATACGTCTTGATGTCGCGACAGCTTCCGACGACATCGAGACCGCGCGCCGGCTGCCGCCCGCGCTGCTCGACAAGCTGCACGATGCGCAATTGTTCCGGCTGTTGCTGCCCCGCTCGACCGACGGGATCGAAACCGATCCTGTAACTTTTTTCCACGTCATCGAAACCATTGCCAAGGCCGATGCTTCCACCGCCTGGTGCCTCAGCCAGGCCGGCGGTTGTGCGATGTCGGCGGCCTATCTCGACCTGCCGGTGGCGCAGGCGATCTTCGGCGATCCGCGCGCGGTGCTGGCGTGGGGACCCGGGCCCAGGGTTCGTGCGGTCGAATGCGAAGGCGGCTACCGGGTGACCGGCGTGTGGTCCTTTGCGTCCGGCGGCCGGCATGCGACCTGGCTCGGGGCGCACTGCCCGATCCATGCAGCCGACGGTTCGCCCAAATACGACGCCAACGGGGTGCCGCTCGAGCGGACCATGCTGGTACGCTCCGAGGACGTCGAGTGGACCGACATCTGGAACACTGTTGGCCTGCGCGGCACCGCCAGCGACCAGTTCGCGCTCAACGATTTCTTCGTGCGCGCAGACCATTCGATTACCCGCGAGTTCGACCGGGAATGCCGCGAGCGCGGCCCGCTCTACCGCATGAGCAACCACACCTGTTACCAGGTGGGTTTTGCCGGCGTCGCCTGCGGCATCGCCCGCACTGCCCTCGACAATTTCGTCGAGACGATGCGCAACAAGGTGCCGCGTGGCGCGAAGCTGTCGTTGCGGGACAATGCCGTGGTCCAGTGCAACCTCGCCCAGGCGGAAGTTAATCTCCGTGCCGCGCGCGGCTACGTGTTGCAGTCGATGGCCGACACCTGGAAAGATCTCGCCGCGGGCGCGACCATCTCGGTGGCTCAGCGCATGAACATCCGCATGGCCTCTACAAACGCCATTCACAAGGCGCGCGAGGCGGTCGACTTTGCCTACAACGCCGCAGGCGCCACCGCGATCTTCGAGAACCATCCGCTGGAGCGCCGCTTCCGCGATATCCATACCGTGACCCAGCAACTGCAGGGCCAGCTCAGGCATTTTGAAACCGTCGGCGCCTGGATGATGGGCGTCGAGACCGACCTCAGCTTTGTCTAG
- a CDS encoding tripartite tricarboxylate transporter substrate-binding protein, with the protein MVAALRVVLAATWLLSGVVASLAQGYPSKPVRVVVGFPAGGPTDAIARIVAQKLTDNLGHQFFVENVGGAGGNIAAGQVARVTPDGYTIMVISTGFVVNPSLYAKVPYDPVKDFVPVTLVAVSPNVVVVNPQVPAKTLPELVQLIRDNPGKYGFAGPGIGSTPHLGGELFRLAFKLDLVHVPFTGAGPAIQATVGGHTPIAFTALPPALSAVQSGQLRALGVASTERAAGMPDVPTFAEQGVKDQEADTLTGIVAPAGTPKEIVDLLYREIAKIVAQPDVKERLTTLGFKPVANTPDQFGARIRLEMDKWGKVVRDAKLRIE; encoded by the coding sequence ATGGTCGCGGCTTTGCGCGTAGTGTTGGCAGCGACGTGGTTGCTGTCCGGCGTCGTGGCGTCATTGGCGCAAGGCTATCCGAGCAAACCAGTGCGTGTCGTGGTCGGCTTCCCCGCCGGCGGACCGACCGATGCCATCGCCCGCATCGTCGCCCAGAAGCTTACCGACAATCTCGGCCATCAATTCTTCGTCGAGAACGTTGGCGGTGCGGGCGGCAACATTGCGGCCGGCCAGGTCGCGCGCGTAACGCCGGACGGCTACACCATCATGGTCATCAGCACCGGCTTCGTCGTGAATCCCAGCCTCTACGCCAAGGTGCCGTATGATCCAGTCAAGGATTTCGTGCCGGTGACGCTGGTCGCGGTCTCGCCGAATGTCGTGGTGGTCAACCCGCAAGTGCCCGCCAAGACACTCCCGGAGCTGGTGCAGCTCATTCGGGACAACCCCGGCAAGTACGGCTTTGCCGGTCCCGGCATCGGTTCGACGCCGCATCTGGGTGGCGAGCTGTTCCGGCTGGCCTTCAAACTCGACCTGGTGCACGTGCCTTTCACAGGTGCCGGGCCGGCGATCCAGGCAACGGTCGGCGGGCACACGCCGATCGCCTTCACCGCGCTGCCGCCTGCCCTGTCGGCGGTGCAGAGCGGACAACTGCGCGCGCTGGGCGTGGCGTCAACCGAACGCGCCGCCGGCATGCCCGACGTGCCGACCTTCGCCGAACAGGGCGTGAAGGATCAGGAAGCCGACACGCTCACGGGCATCGTCGCGCCTGCGGGGACGCCGAAAGAGATCGTCGATCTGCTTTATCGTGAGATCGCCAAAATCGTCGCCCAGCCGGACGTCAAGGAACGCCTCACGACGCTTGGCTTCAAGCCAGTCGCCAATACGCCGGATCAGTTCGGCGCGCGTATCAGGCTGGAGATGGACAAGTGGGGCAAGGTGGTGCGCGATGCAAAGTTGCGGATCGAGTAA
- a CDS encoding VOC family protein, producing the protein MGLGGLQHYTIEPSDLERTKDFYCDVLGLENGDRPPLDFPGYWLYSGGTATVHLMGTRKPREGIVVRGTEKKYEDTGRLDHIAFAATDVEDMRKRLQSKGVKFRESIVPRTGDTQFFLYDPDGVGVELNFPNT; encoded by the coding sequence ATGGGACTTGGCGGCTTGCAGCACTACACCATCGAACCATCTGACCTTGAGCGAACCAAGGATTTCTACTGCGACGTGCTGGGCCTGGAAAACGGCGATCGTCCGCCGCTCGATTTTCCCGGCTACTGGCTCTATTCCGGCGGCACCGCCACGGTGCATCTGATGGGCACGCGCAAGCCGCGCGAGGGCATCGTAGTGCGCGGCACCGAGAAAAAGTACGAGGATACCGGACGGCTTGACCACATCGCCTTTGCGGCGACCGATGTCGAGGACATGCGCAAGCGTCTGCAGTCGAAAGGCGTCAAATTCCGCGAGAGCATCGTGCCGCGCACCGGCGATACGCAGTTCTTTCTCTACGATCCCGACGGCGTCGGCGTCGAACTGAACTTTCCGAATACCTGA